The following proteins come from a genomic window of bacterium:
- a CDS encoding right-handed parallel beta-helix repeat-containing protein, with protein MFPIVFKNGIRIISRDGVEFTIIDAGYSEVALRFPYLDDTLTTLKGFTIKHSNRSGIICLGSSPFILENTIMENTYNGIYCEGGSLLIKNNKFKRNNYPDIWLGYEAYAIIDSNEFDSSISNSVIFR; from the coding sequence GTGTTTCCCATTGTTTTTAAAAATGGTATTAGAATTATAAGTAGAGACGGAGTTGAGTTCACTATTATAGATGCTGGATATAGTGAAGTTGCATTAAGATTTCCATATTTGGATGATACGTTAACTACACTAAAAGGTTTTACAATAAAGCATTCTAATAGATCTGGAATAATTTGTTTGGGATCTTCTCCCTTTATTTTAGAGAATACAATTATGGAAAATACTTACAATGGAATTTACTGTGAGGGAGGAAGTCTTCTTATAAAAAATAATAAATTTAAAAGGAACAATTATCCAGATATTTGGTTAGGTTATGAGGCATATGCAATAATAGATAGTAATGAGTTTGACTCCTCTATTAGTAACTCTGTTATATTTAGATAG
- a CDS encoding right-handed parallel beta-helix repeat-containing protein, with translation MTNNLFENTRRGIWMQNSNASISGNILKNIQQSGIITNNSTAYVIRNLLINCGTAGSDYRAIDCDSSFSRSFIINNTIVNCTNGIVCYNSAAPTIRNNIIVNNTHNGIYCFSGGNPTLLFNCVWNNGTNYNGCIPGSNDISADPLFTTGPGGECYLSHVAAGQSINSPCIDAGDTTAEALNLDIYTTRSDTIHDEGIVDLGYHYDIKAVFGISERNSIVPANLLLQVYPNPSFGYIFLKMSGEYHQFGDETKIIIYNCGGIVVKEINIGKYFSGLKKIELGNLPSGIYFYTIKQNGEHFSHAKIVLIR, from the coding sequence ATAACTAATAACTTATTTGAAAACACTCGTCGTGGTATATGGATGCAAAACTCTAACGCCTCAATTAGTGGAAATATTCTTAAAAATATTCAACAATCTGGGATTATCACTAATAACTCAACTGCATATGTAATAAGAAACCTTTTAATTAATTGTGGTACTGCTGGCAGTGATTATCGGGCAATAGATTGTGACAGCTCCTTTTCGCGTTCTTTTATAATTAACAACACTATTGTAAATTGCACAAATGGTATAGTCTGCTATAATTCTGCTGCACCTACAATTCGTAACAATATAATTGTAAATAATACACACAATGGAATCTATTGTTTTTCTGGGGGTAATCCAACTTTATTGTTTAATTGTGTTTGGAATAATGGAACAAACTATAATGGGTGTATTCCTGGCTCAAACGATATTTCAGCTGATCCACTCTTTACCACAGGGCCTGGGGGTGAATGTTATTTAAGTCATGTAGCAGCAGGACAATCAATAAATAGTCCTTGCATTGATGCAGGAGATACTACTGCTGAGGCTTTGAATTTAGATATCTACACCACTCGTAGTGATACAATACATGACGAAGGAATTGTAGATTTAGGGTATCATTATGATATAAAAGCTGTATTTGGCATAAGTGAGAGAAATTCAATCGTCCCCGCCAATCTCTTATTGCAAGTTTACCCAAATCCATCTTTTGGTTACATTTTTCTGAAAATGAGCGGCGAGTACCACCAGTTTGGTGATGAGACTAAGATTATCATATATAATTGTGGAGGTATAGTTGTGAAAGAAATAAATATAGGGAAATACTTTTCTGGGTTAAAGAAAATAGAACTGGGTAATTTGCCTTCCGGAATATACTTCTATACAATAAAACAAAATGGGGAACATTTCAGCCATGCTAAAATTGTTCTTATAAGATAA
- a CDS encoding T9SS type A sorting domain-containing protein — translation MYKKLFFGIIVLPTITLGRITVVDTIKFSPGDNGESPVTIAVNPTTNKIYIPIFESNFVFVIDGTTNTVIDSVSVGSGGYMGVNQDNNRICVTCYDEGGSIWVLYDPSRIEYRDKKSFTLKLEVDPNPFNNYITINYATPNIKNKILKIYDLSGRVVRTFNNLNQLGKIVWDGRDENNVIVSNGIYFCGLEIGNKIITEKICLVKLISY, via the coding sequence ATGTATAAAAAGTTATTTTTTGGAATAATTGTTTTACCAACAATTACTTTAGGGCGAATCACAGTTGTTGATACTATTAAGTTTAGTCCGGGAGACAATGGCGAAAGCCCTGTAACTATAGCAGTTAATCCGACTACGAATAAAATTTATATCCCAATTTTTGAGAGCAACTTTGTTTTTGTAATAGATGGTACAACAAATACTGTAATTGATAGTGTATCAGTTGGTTCTGGTGGGTATATGGGAGTTAATCAAGATAATAATAGAATATGTGTAACTTGTTATGATGAAGGTGGTTCTATTTGGGTGCTTTATGACCCGTCAAGAATAGAATATAGGGATAAAAAATCATTTACTCTAAAATTAGAAGTTGACCCTAATCCATTTAATAATTATATCACTATAAATTATGCAACACCAAATATAAAAAATAAGATATTAAAGATATACGATTTATCCGGTAGAGTTGTTCGTACATTTAATAATCTAAACCAACTCGGCAAAATAGTTTGGGATGGAAGAGATGAAAATAATGTAATAGTTAGTAATGGCATATATTTTTGCGGATTAGAAATAGGAAATAAAATAATAACAGAAAAAATATGCTTAGTTAAATTGATATCCTATTAG